A part of Fusarium graminearum PH-1 chromosome 3, whole genome shotgun sequence genomic DNA contains:
- a CDS encoding cell division cycle protein 48 has translation MAPQPDEHHPHKKVNLTDASGAEVKNEDDVATAILKKKKKPNQLMVTDAVNDDNSIIALSEATMDQLQLFRGDTVLVRGKKRKDTVLIVLADDELDDGSARINRVVRHNLRVKHGDMITIHPCPDIKYAKRIAVLPIADTVEGITGSLFDVFLAPYFREAYRPVRQGDLFIVRGGMRQVEFKVVEVDPPEYGIVAQDTVIHCEGEPIQRDEEENNLNEVGYDDIGGCRKQMAQIREMVELPLRHPQLFKSIGVKPPRGVLLFGPPGTGKTLMARAVANETGAFFFLINGPEIMSKMAGESESNLRKAFEEAEKNSPAIIFIDEIDSIAPKREKTNGEVERRVVSQLLTLMDGMKARSNVVVMAATNRPNSIDPALRRFGRFDREVDIGVPDPTGRLEILQIHTKNMKLGDDVDLEQIASETHGYVGSDVAALCSEAAMQQIREKMDLIDLDEDTIDAEVLDSLGVTMENFRFALGVSNPSALREVAVVEVPNVRWEDIGGLQEVKQDLKENVQYPVDHPEKYLKFGMSPSRGVLFFGPPGTGKTMLAKAVANECAANFISVKGPELLSMWFGESESNIRDIFDKARAAAPCVVFLDELDSIAKARGGSMGDAGGASDRVVNQLLTEMDGMTSKKNVFVIGATNRPEQLDPALCRPGRLDSLIYVPLPDEPGRLSIIKAQLRKTPIASDIDFGYIASKTHGFSGADIGFITQRAVKIAIKESIAIDIERQKAREAAGDEMDTDEDAEDPVPELTKAHFEEAMQMARRSVSDVEIRRYEAFAQQMKNAGPGAFFKFPEAGAEAAGGDAGNSFGDAGNDDDLYD, from the exons atggctcccCAGCCTGACGAGCACCACCCCCACAAGAAGGTCAACCTGAC CGACGCTTCTGGCGCCGAGGTCAAGAAC GAGGATGACGTCGCGACTGCgatcctcaagaagaagaagaagcccaacCAGTTGAT GGTCACCGATGCCGTCAACGATGATAACAGTATCATTGCCCTCTCTGAGGCCACCATGGAccagctccagctcttccGTGGTGACACCGTCCTCGTCCGaggcaagaagagaaaggacacagtcctcatcgtccttgctgatgatgagctcGATGATGGCAGTGCCCGCATCAACCGAGTCGTTCGTCACAACCTGCGAGTCAAGCACGGCGACATGATTACTATCCACCCTTGTCCCGATATCAAATAT GCCAAGCGCATTGCTGTTCTCCCTATCGCTGATACCGTCGAGGGTATCACCGGTTCCCTATTTGACGTTTTCCTCGCCCCTTACTTCCGAGAAGCCTACCGACCTGTCCGCCAAGGAGACCTATTCATCGTCCGTGGTGGCATGAGGCAAGTAGAGTtcaaggtcgtcgaggtcgaCCCCCCAGAGTACGGTATCGTCGCACAAGATACTGTCATTCACTGCGAGGGTGAGCCCATTCAGCgcgacgaggaggagaacaacCTCAACGAGGTCGGTTACGACGATATTGGTGGATGCCGAAAGCAGATGGCCCAGATCCGAGAGATGGTTGAGCTTCCTCTCCGACATCCCCAACTTTTCAAGTCTATTGGTGTTAAGCCTCCGCGAGGTGTTTTGCTTTTCGGACCTCCCGGTACTGGTAAGACTCTGATGGCCCGAGCTGTTGCCAACGAGACTggtgccttcttcttcctcatcaacggTCCCGAGATCATGTCGAAGATGGCTGGTGAGTCTGAGTCGAACTTGCGAAAGGCCTTTGAGgaagccgagaagaactCTCCCGCCATtatcttcatcgacgagaTTGACTCCATCGCTCCCAAGCGTGAAAAGACTAACGGTGAGGTCGAGCGACGAGTCGTTTCTCAGCTTCTTACCCTCATGGACGGTATGAAGGCTCGTTCCAACGTCGTTGTCATGGCCGCCACCAACCGACCCAACTCTATCGACCCCGCTCTTCGACGATTCGGCCGATTCGATCGTGAGGTCGACATTGGTGTCCCCGACCCTACTGGTCGTCTCGAGATTCTCCAGATCCACACCAAGAACATGAAGCTCGGTGACGATGTCGACCTGGAGCAGATTGCATCCGAGACACATGGTTACGTTGGTTCCGATGTTGCCGCCCTCTGCTCTGAGGCTGCCATGCAGCAGATTCGTGAGAAGATGGATCTGATCGATCTCGATGAGGACACAATCGATGCCGAGGTCCTCGACTCCCTTGGTGTCACAATGGAGAACTTCCGCTTCGCTCTCGGTGTCTCCAACCCCTCCGCTCTCCGCGAGGTCGCCGTTGTCGAGGTTCCCAACGTTCGCTGGGAGGATATTGGTGGTCTCCAGGAGGTCAAGCAAGATCTCAAGGAGAACGTCCAGTACCCTGTCGATCACCCCGAGAAGTACCTCAAGTTCGGCATGTCTCCTTCCCGAGGTGTGCTGTTCTTTGGTCCTCCTGGTACTGGTAAAACTATGTTGGCCAAGGCCGTCGCCAACGAGTGTGCTGCCAACTTCATCTCCGTCAAGGGACCTGAACTCCTCAGCATGTGGTTTGGTGAGTCTGAGAGCAACATCCGagacatctttgacaaggccCGTGCCGCTGCTCCTTGTGTTGTCttccttgacgagcttgacTCCATTGCCAAGGCCCGTGGTGGTTCCATGGGTGACGCCGGCGGTGCTTCCGACCGTGTTGTCAACCAGCTTCTCACAGAGATGGACGGTATGacttccaagaagaacgttTTCGTTATTGGTGCCACCAACCGACCCGAGCAGCTTGACCCTGCTCTATGCCGACCTGGTCGTCTTGATTCGCTCATCTACGTGCCCCTCCCCGACGAGCCTGGCCGTCTTAGCATTATCAAGGCTCAGCTCCGAAAGACCCCTATCGCCTCCGATATCGACTTTGGTTACATTGCCTCCAAGACACACGGTTTCTCTGGTGCCGATATCGGTTTCATCACACAACGCgctgtcaagattgccatcAAGGAGTCCATCGCTATCGATATCGAGCGCCAAAAGGCTcgtgaggctgctggtgacGAGATGGACACAGACGAGGACGCTGAGGACCCTGTCCCTGAGCTGACCAAGGCTCACTTTGAGGAGGCCATGCAGATGGCTCGCCGATCAGTGTCAGATGTTGAGATCCGCCGATACGAGGCTTTCGCCCAGCAGATGAAGAACGCCGGTCCTGGCGCTTTCTTCAAGTTCCCTGAGGCTGGTGCCGAGGCCGCTGGTGGTGACGCCGGCAACTCCTTCGGTGATGctggcaatgatgatgatctctaCGACTAA